Proteins encoded within one genomic window of Rossellomorea vietnamensis:
- a CDS encoding MDR family MFS transporter yields MKWKELPQNIKVRMITSFFNRAVSSAVMPFMALFFAQELNKIWAGIFLIGTVVIGFCVNLVGGYISDRFPRKKVLLTTSWLNALFFFIMTVSLFPEKNLILLFAGAYIGFIITSSLGRPAMHAIIIDSTTPENRKAVYALDYWLVNLSMAIGAALGGLLYLNHQTELFMMLTFTSTTIPIAYGIWLQDNFKDQLQKKHENVFVDLVNNYRIAFRDSAFVKVVAGSTFIFAAEFSLNSYIGIRLAETFKAVSIGSFEIVGVRMLSILNIENMMLVVCLTFIINRYTDRLNKKNALLIGLLLYGIGYVTVTSANTWYVLIAFNLIATMGELIYSPIRNAEQANMIPSDKRGSYSAFSNLSFSGADLVARSTIIIGAFLMPTMMSVYIGFIVMLGTVLVYTGLFGGNWVKAKVVGVRGTDL; encoded by the coding sequence ATGAAGTGGAAGGAATTACCTCAAAACATTAAAGTACGGATGATCACGTCATTCTTCAACCGTGCTGTTTCATCCGCCGTCATGCCGTTCATGGCGCTGTTCTTTGCACAGGAACTGAATAAAATCTGGGCAGGGATTTTCCTGATCGGAACCGTGGTGATCGGATTCTGTGTCAATCTCGTCGGGGGATATATATCGGACCGCTTTCCCCGGAAAAAAGTTCTATTGACAACATCTTGGCTGAATGCGCTTTTCTTTTTCATCATGACGGTCAGTCTTTTTCCAGAAAAGAACCTGATCCTGCTGTTCGCAGGTGCGTATATCGGATTCATCATCACAAGCAGCCTGGGACGCCCGGCGATGCATGCGATCATCATTGACTCGACGACGCCGGAGAACCGGAAAGCTGTCTATGCGCTGGATTACTGGCTGGTCAATTTGAGTATGGCGATCGGTGCCGCCCTTGGGGGACTCTTGTACTTGAATCATCAAACAGAATTATTCATGATGCTGACCTTCACATCGACGACGATTCCCATTGCGTATGGAATCTGGCTTCAGGACAACTTCAAGGACCAGCTTCAGAAAAAACATGAAAATGTGTTCGTCGATCTCGTCAACAATTACCGGATTGCCTTCAGGGATTCGGCTTTCGTAAAAGTGGTGGCAGGGTCCACCTTCATCTTCGCGGCGGAATTTTCCCTGAACAGCTATATCGGGATCCGCCTGGCTGAAACATTCAAGGCGGTGAGCATCGGGAGTTTCGAAATCGTCGGGGTGAGGATGCTCAGTATTCTGAACATCGAGAACATGATGCTCGTTGTCTGCCTGACGTTCATCATCAATCGTTATACAGATCGCCTGAATAAAAAGAACGCTCTCTTGATCGGGCTGCTCCTGTATGGCATCGGCTATGTGACCGTCACATCCGCCAATACGTGGTACGTCCTGATCGCCTTCAATCTGATTGCGACCATGGGAGAGCTGATCTATTCGCCGATCCGCAACGCAGAACAGGCGAACATGATTCCGAGCGACAAGCGGGGATCGTACTCCGCATTCTCCAATCTGTCCTTCAGCGGAGCGGACCTGGTCGCACGATCCACCATCATCATCGGAGCCTTCCTGATGCCAACGATGATGAGTGTATACATCGGCTTCATCGTCATGCTCGGCACCGTTCTCGTTTACACGGGACTATTCGGCGGAAACTGGGTGAAAGCGAAGGTAGTGGGTGTAAGAGGGACGGACCTCTAA